The following nucleotide sequence is from Salvia splendens isolate huo1 chromosome 2, SspV2, whole genome shotgun sequence.
GACCCCACCCCCGAGGGAACCTTCTGGAACTTCCGCAAGGACGTCACCCGCTACGCCTCCCTCCTCCGCAGCTCCAACCTCACCCTCTCCATCGCGCTCTACAGCCTCGTCGGCCACGTCACCAACGACACCTACGACGTCAACGTCACCTTCCTCTACTACGACGTCAACAAAACCGATCACGCCGCCCCGTTAACGTTGATCCGGCCGGAAAAGAGCTCTGAATCGCTCGAATTGAATCAAAATCCGGCGGATCTGATCGTGCCGATCTCTGCGCCGGGAGACGGAGGCCACTGGTTCAGAATCGACAACGGATCGGATTCAATCTCGAGAAACATTCAAATTCCGTCCAACACTTACAGAGCCGTGATCGAGATCTACGTTTCGCCTCATGACAGAGACGAGTTTTGGTACTCAAATCCACCGGATTACTACTTGGAAATCAATAATATCCCGATTAAAAGAGGCCACGGCTCGTACCGAGAAGTCGCCGTGAAACTCAATGACAACGTAGTCGGATCAGTGATTCCTTTCCCGGTGATCTACGGCGGAGGAATCGATCCTCTGTTCTGGCAGCCTCTGGTTTCAATCGGAGCATTCGATTTCCCCTCTTACGAGATCGAATTGACGCCGTATTTAGGCATCATGCTCGAAAAGGGGAACAATCTGCATTCCCTAGGGCTCGAGGTCACCGATGCGCTTCCCTACTGGCTAATCGACGCAAATCTGCACCTCTGGATCGACAGCAACGGAGATAGCGTCACCGCTGGCCCGATCGAGTACAGAGATCCACGGAAGCGGCTAGAACGCGAGTCGAAATTCCACGATCTGGACGGAAAATTCAAGGTGGAAGGGGAGACAAAGAGGGAGGCGTCAGGGTGGGTGAACTCCAGCGCCGGAAATCTGACGACTCACGTGTACGGTAAAGTGGAATTCGAGAGCAAGCTAGTGCTGAAGCACGGCGGGAGGAAGGTGAGGGTGAGGCAGTCGGTGAGGGCGGTGGAGGAGGTGCGCGTGAGATCTGACGCAGGGCACTCGGTAGCGGAGATGGCGCGTGAGAGGAGGTATCCGCTGCAGGTGAGGGCGAGGGTGATGCCGGGATCGGAGAATGAGACGTACTGGATCGCGGCGGAGGTGGAGCACGCGATGAAGGAGGAGAAGAAGGGGAGTGGAGGGATGAGGAGCGAATCGGAGAACAGGCAGAAGAGCAGGGGGTGGATGTTTGTGCGGGAGTGCGAGATATTGTCGGGGGCGGCTGCGACGTCGCAGAGCTACTACGCCAAGGATGGGAAGGGATGCTATGCGCGCCATGTTTTGGCGGATGGCGGGGCGGTGAAGAATGACACGCACAGCTTCGTGTGCGCGCACACTGCTGCTTCCTAAATTTACAACAGATTCAGCGTAGGTTCATCCACTTTTATGGTATGTGGAGTGGATCTTCAATAACTGCACCTGCACCTGCACCTGCTGGGTGGTGACACTAGTTTTAATATGTGCTTCCTAATTTTCCTATCACCCATGCACATGCACATTATTGAATTTTGAATATAACCAACaaataatttcaatataaaatttattgttctTCTAAGTAAAGTCGATTTTTCTTATAAATAAATCACACTGTAttctaaataaaattgatatgtttttaaaaagttattgttcataaaattttgatatttttcttaattcatAGTGAAAATTTTTGGTACCTTATGTGTCTGAATTACTAACTAAGTGTGTTAGACAATGCCGCTCAAGTATCTGAACATTTTATCCACACACTCCCTTCATCCTAGgcgtgcacaaaccgaaccggcccgtcggtttatgaaccggaaccggcgggttgccggttcagggtcgaaggatgcgtgaaccgtgaaccggcggtttaccggtttgaaccggcggttcaacggttcaaccgattttttttttaaaaaaattatttataaaaattgatatttatatttaaaatcaatttttacaaacaaatgaatacaagaaattcgtaatagcccatatatatttgatgggcttgcgaatttatgaaaccattcttggttgtttctcttttatagagacatccttgaatgtttaatgttccactttcgatgtgagacaaaatatgttgaagtactttcttttataactacatgtttagagcattcattcatctttttccaatgtgggatacaaaactttcttttgtcttctacttttcttcatgttttgtatgatatatataaacaaaattattattcaaatatattcttgattgataaaaataaagaattattgagaaatatgatttgtatatagaaaatatttatttgtataataattattgttaggtttatacaatttgtataagaattattctttcaatgtgtataatattattt
It contains:
- the LOC121774585 gene encoding peptide-N4-(N-acetyl-beta-glucosaminyl)asparagine amidase A-like; the protein is MHPSLHLLHHLLLLLSLTLTLPFSPTSSLPLHLSKTTHLRRAKSAPAPPQQYIEVTRPLPFDSLTPSCILPLLSHTFSAPTANATYSPPANCSWSNAVLHFSAASNGSHRGRIAAVWLSGAELARSSTPDPTPEGTFWNFRKDVTRYASLLRSSNLTLSIALYSLVGHVTNDTYDVNVTFLYYDVNKTDHAAPLTLIRPEKSSESLELNQNPADLIVPISAPGDGGHWFRIDNGSDSISRNIQIPSNTYRAVIEIYVSPHDRDEFWYSNPPDYYLEINNIPIKRGHGSYREVAVKLNDNVVGSVIPFPVIYGGGIDPLFWQPLVSIGAFDFPSYEIELTPYLGIMLEKGNNLHSLGLEVTDALPYWLIDANLHLWIDSNGDSVTAGPIEYRDPRKRLERESKFHDLDGKFKVEGETKREASGWVNSSAGNLTTHVYGKVEFESKLVLKHGGRKVRVRQSVRAVEEVRVRSDAGHSVAEMARERRYPLQVRARVMPGSENETYWIAAEVEHAMKEEKKGSGGMRSESENRQKSRGWMFVRECEILSGAAATSQSYYAKDGKGCYARHVLADGGAVKNDTHSFVCAHTAAS